One window of the Chitinophaga niabensis genome contains the following:
- a CDS encoding isopenicillin N synthase family dioxygenase, whose protein sequence is MATVNSIPSVDLSDFTSGDPARKAAFVEKLGKAYEEVGFVAVKNHGISDALIADLYKYVQEFFKLPSETKHSYEIPQLAGQRGYTSFGKEHAKGFDAPDLKEFFQFGQSVEDNDPIAAEYPDNVQVKEVPAFTPTFFQAYRGFEGSGKALLQAIALYLGLDEHYFDDKIHNGNSILRAIHYPPITQEPKSAIRAEQHEDINLITLLVGASADGLQILDKQGNWVPVTSLPEQIVVNVGDMLQRLTNNRLKSTTHRVVNPPREMWNTSRFSIPFFLHPKSNMDLSCLSSCVDAEHPLEYEPITAGEYLDERLREIGLKK, encoded by the coding sequence ATGGCTACTGTTAATTCCATCCCTTCTGTTGATCTGTCTGACTTCACCTCCGGCGATCCTGCACGCAAAGCTGCGTTTGTTGAAAAACTCGGGAAAGCTTATGAAGAGGTAGGTTTTGTGGCGGTAAAGAACCACGGTATTTCCGATGCGTTGATCGCGGATCTGTACAAGTATGTACAGGAGTTCTTTAAACTTCCTTCCGAAACAAAACACAGTTACGAAATACCGCAACTGGCCGGCCAGCGCGGGTATACTTCTTTCGGAAAGGAACACGCCAAAGGGTTTGATGCACCGGACCTGAAAGAGTTCTTCCAGTTCGGGCAGTCTGTGGAAGACAATGATCCCATTGCTGCGGAGTATCCTGATAATGTACAGGTGAAAGAAGTACCTGCTTTCACACCTACTTTTTTCCAGGCCTACCGCGGTTTTGAAGGTTCGGGCAAAGCATTGTTACAGGCTATTGCGTTGTACCTTGGATTGGATGAACATTACTTTGACGACAAGATCCATAATGGTAATTCCATTCTCCGCGCCATACATTATCCGCCTATCACACAGGAGCCCAAATCTGCCATCCGTGCAGAACAACATGAGGACATTAACCTGATCACTTTGCTGGTGGGTGCTTCCGCAGATGGTTTGCAGATACTGGACAAACAGGGCAACTGGGTACCGGTAACTTCTTTGCCGGAACAGATTGTGGTGAATGTGGGTGATATGCTGCAAAGGTTAACCAACAACCGGCTTAAATCTACTACGCATCGTGTGGTGAACCCGCCACGTGAAATGTGGAACACTTCGCGTTTTTCCATTCCTTTCTTCCTGCATCCAAAATCCAATATGGACCTCAGCTGCCTGAGCAGTTGCGTGGATGCAGAACATCCCCTGGAGTATGAACCGATCACTGCCGGCGAATATCTTGATGAGCGCTTGCGGGAGATTGGTTTGAAGAAGTAG
- a CDS encoding ExbD/TolR family protein, with protein sequence MAEMNTGNDQGRNHGGHRSKKLSTRVDMTPMVDLGFLLITFFMLTTTMAKPKVLNLIMPADGEGVPVGESKALTLLVSENNVISWYDGQGDDPLHPPVIHQSSFSPANGIGEVIRAKQKKVAAAFGDPDDLVIMIKATKESSYRNMVDALDEMKINRVARYALVDITEQEVNMLDALHP encoded by the coding sequence ATGGCTGAAATGAACACTGGCAACGATCAAGGCCGCAACCATGGTGGCCATCGCAGCAAAAAATTATCTACCCGTGTGGATATGACGCCTATGGTAGATCTGGGGTTTCTTTTGATCACTTTCTTTATGTTAACTACTACAATGGCTAAACCTAAGGTGTTGAACCTTATTATGCCGGCGGACGGAGAGGGTGTGCCTGTTGGGGAAAGTAAGGCATTGACCTTGTTGGTGAGTGAAAACAATGTTATATCATGGTATGATGGGCAGGGGGATGATCCTTTGCATCCGCCGGTGATCCATCAAAGTAGTTTCTCTCCTGCCAACGGCATTGGGGAGGTGATCCGTGCCAAGCAGAAAAAGGTGGCGGCGGCATTCGGGGATCCGGATGACCTGGTGATCATGATCAAGGCTACTAAAGAGTCCAGCTATCGTAATATGGTAGACGCTTTGGATGAAATGAAGATCAATAGGGTGGCGCGTTATGCTTTGGTAGATATCACAGAGCAGGAAGTTAATATGTTGGATGCGCTGCATCCCTGA
- the asnS gene encoding asparagine--tRNA ligase: MSQRVKIKQILLSDKTDYEVTVKGWVRTFRNNQFIALNDGSTNNNLQIVIELDTDPALQRRLTTGAAISVTGQVVASLGKGQKVEVKARELEILGDCDGEKYPLQLKNRPSLEYLREIAHLRFRTNTFGAIFRLRHSLAFAVHKFFNEKGFVYLHTPIITASDAEGAGEMFRVTTLDLKKPPLTSDGDIDFKEDFFGRSTNLTVSGQLEGELGAMAFGDIYTFGPTFRAENSNTARHLAEFWMIEPEMAFYDLKDNMDLAEEFIKYVIRYALENNREDLEFLASRLVEEEKSKPQQDRSEMGLIEKLEFVLNNEFMRITYTEAIDILKNSKPNKNKKFQYLVEEWGTDLQSEHERYLVEKHFKKPVILTDYPAAIKSFYMKQNEDGKTVRAMDILFPGIGEIVGGSQREENYDKLVKRMEELHIPVEELSWYLDTRRFGTAPHAGFGLGFERLVLFVSGMTNIRDVIPFPRTPKNAEF, translated from the coding sequence ATGAGCCAACGCGTGAAGATCAAGCAGATCCTGCTTAGCGACAAAACAGACTATGAAGTAACGGTTAAAGGATGGGTACGTACCTTCCGTAATAACCAATTTATAGCTTTGAATGATGGCTCTACTAATAATAATCTCCAGATCGTAATTGAGCTGGACACAGATCCTGCTTTGCAAAGAAGACTCACTACCGGCGCTGCTATCAGCGTAACCGGACAAGTTGTGGCATCTTTGGGTAAAGGTCAGAAAGTGGAAGTGAAAGCACGTGAACTGGAGATCCTGGGAGATTGCGATGGTGAAAAGTATCCTTTGCAATTAAAGAACAGGCCCAGCCTGGAGTACTTAAGGGAGATTGCGCATTTGCGTTTCCGTACCAACACTTTCGGGGCTATTTTCCGTCTCCGTCATTCCCTGGCTTTTGCGGTGCATAAATTCTTCAATGAAAAAGGATTCGTTTATCTGCATACGCCTATTATCACTGCATCTGATGCAGAAGGTGCGGGTGAAATGTTCCGCGTAACCACGCTGGACCTGAAAAAGCCGCCACTAACCAGTGATGGGGACATTGACTTTAAAGAAGATTTCTTTGGCCGTTCTACTAACCTTACTGTATCCGGACAACTGGAAGGTGAGCTGGGTGCGATGGCTTTTGGTGATATCTATACTTTCGGGCCTACCTTCCGTGCGGAGAATTCCAACACTGCCCGCCACCTTGCTGAGTTCTGGATGATAGAGCCTGAGATGGCGTTCTATGATCTCAAAGATAACATGGACCTCGCAGAGGAGTTCATCAAATATGTGATCCGTTATGCTTTGGAGAACAACCGGGAAGATCTTGAATTCCTGGCTAGCCGCCTGGTGGAAGAAGAGAAATCCAAACCTCAGCAGGACCGTAGTGAAATGGGATTGATCGAAAAGCTGGAATTTGTGCTGAACAATGAATTCATGCGGATCACTTATACTGAAGCGATCGATATTCTGAAGAACAGCAAACCTAATAAGAATAAGAAATTCCAGTATCTCGTGGAGGAGTGGGGAACTGATCTGCAGAGTGAACATGAGCGTTACCTCGTTGAGAAACATTTTAAGAAACCAGTGATCCTTACTGATTATCCTGCCGCGATCAAATCGTTCTACATGAAACAGAATGAGGATGGGAAAACTGTTCGTGCGATGGATATCCTGTTCCCTGGGATTGGGGAGATTGTGGGTGGTTCTCAGCGTGAAGAGAATTATGATAAGCTGGTGAAGCGCATGGAGGAATTGCATATTCCTGTGGAAGAGCTGAGCTGGTACCTGGATACGCGCAGGTTTGGAACAGCGCCGCATGCTGGTTTTGGGCTTGGGTTTGAGCGATTGGTATTGTTTGTGAGCGGGATGACTAACATCCGGGATGTGATTCCTTTTCCGCGTACGCCGAAGAATGCTGAGTTTTAG
- the rho gene encoding transcription termination factor Rho, translated as MYDILQLNDMLVPELLDIAEKLDIPNSKKLDKQSLIYKILDKQAVIASEDQGNGDEKKGRKRKAAASKKEEPASTPAPAEPAASEEKPAAKRGRKNAEPAPAPAAAPKKVSKSEEQPTTPPKRKLDLDLDIPSLTFDDDDDIVLPALSDEVEEEIVLPEEENEDDFVTVQEATMPAPKQQQSGGGGGHKYPKKQEVFNIEFDGVIISEGVLEMMPDGYGFLRSSDYNYLSSPDDIYVSPSQIKLFGLKTGDTVRGAVRPPKEGEKYFALLKVESINGKSPEEVRDRVPFDYLTPLFPFEKLTLTTTSNNYSTRIMDMFTPIGKGQRGLIVAQPKVGKTMLLKEVANAIATNHPDIYLMVVLIDERPEEVTDMERSVKAEVIASTFDEPAEKHVKVSAIALQKAKRLVECGHDVVILLDSITRLARAHNTVAPASGKVLSGGVEANAMQKPKQFFGAARKIENGGSLTILATALIDTGSKMDEVIFEEFKGTGNMELALDRRLANRRIFPAIDVTASSTRRDDLLLEKEMLSRIYILRNHLADMNTEETMNFMLQHMRGTRNNEEFLISMSR; from the coding sequence ATGTACGACATCTTACAACTGAACGACATGCTCGTTCCTGAGCTGCTTGATATTGCAGAAAAACTGGACATTCCGAACTCGAAGAAACTGGACAAGCAGTCATTAATTTATAAAATTCTTGATAAGCAGGCGGTGATAGCATCAGAGGATCAGGGAAACGGAGATGAGAAAAAGGGACGAAAGCGAAAAGCTGCTGCATCGAAAAAAGAAGAACCAGCATCGACCCCAGCTCCCGCAGAACCAGCAGCCTCAGAAGAAAAACCCGCAGCAAAAAGAGGACGCAAAAACGCCGAACCAGCACCAGCTCCAGCAGCAGCCCCGAAAAAAGTTTCCAAATCAGAAGAACAGCCCACAACTCCACCAAAGCGTAAGCTCGATTTAGATTTGGATATACCTTCACTCACATTTGATGATGATGATGATATCGTGTTGCCTGCTCTATCTGATGAAGTGGAAGAAGAAATAGTATTGCCGGAAGAAGAAAATGAAGATGATTTTGTGACCGTACAGGAAGCAACCATGCCAGCTCCAAAACAACAACAGAGCGGTGGCGGCGGTGGTCACAAGTATCCTAAGAAACAGGAAGTTTTCAATATTGAATTCGATGGTGTGATCATCAGCGAAGGTGTATTGGAAATGATGCCCGATGGTTATGGTTTCCTTCGTTCTTCTGATTATAACTACCTCAGTTCTCCTGATGATATTTACGTATCTCCTTCCCAGATCAAATTGTTTGGTCTGAAAACCGGCGATACCGTACGTGGTGCAGTTCGTCCTCCGAAAGAAGGCGAGAAATACTTTGCACTGCTGAAAGTGGAAAGTATCAATGGTAAATCTCCTGAAGAAGTGCGCGACCGCGTTCCCTTCGATTACCTCACACCGCTGTTCCCTTTCGAAAAGCTCACGCTCACTACAACTTCCAACAACTATTCTACCCGTATCATGGATATGTTTACGCCCATCGGTAAAGGCCAGCGTGGCCTGATCGTGGCGCAACCCAAGGTAGGTAAAACCATGTTGCTGAAAGAAGTGGCCAACGCTATCGCTACTAACCACCCTGATATTTATCTGATGGTAGTGCTCATCGATGAGCGCCCGGAAGAGGTTACAGATATGGAACGTAGCGTGAAAGCTGAAGTGATCGCTTCTACTTTCGATGAACCTGCTGAAAAACACGTGAAAGTTTCTGCTATCGCATTGCAAAAAGCAAAACGACTGGTAGAATGCGGCCACGATGTGGTGATACTGCTGGATTCCATTACCCGTCTGGCCCGTGCACATAATACCGTAGCACCTGCTTCCGGTAAAGTATTGAGTGGTGGTGTGGAAGCAAACGCTATGCAGAAACCAAAACAATTCTTTGGTGCTGCACGTAAAATTGAAAACGGTGGTTCCCTTACCATCCTGGCAACTGCCTTGATCGATACCGGTTCTAAAATGGACGAGGTGATCTTTGAAGAGTTTAAAGGTACCGGTAACATGGAATTGGCGCTGGATCGCAGGCTTGCTAACCGTCGTATCTTCCCGGCTATTGATGTTACCGCATCTTCTACCCGCCGTGATGATCTGCTGCTGGAAAAAGAAATGCTGTCACGCATTTACATCCTCCGCAATCACCTGGCAGATATGAACACGGAAGAAACCATGAACTTTATGCTGCAACATATGAGAGGCACCAGGAACAACGAAGAGTTCCTGATCTCCATGAGCAGGTAA
- a CDS encoding outer membrane beta-barrel protein: MKKMIVVAVLGLIGTQFANAQVKKGNILLGGNVAVSTSSEKVDGVDGKETSTSFGISPKVGYAVSDKWVVGVFANTEFTTDKDRVGAVDVKTKNTSIAPGIFVRNYHNIGESKFAFFGEANVSYAFGQTKVEDTKTNKFNTIDANIVPGITYFVTKRFNVEGVFGGINFNNRKDTAEPSGVETTNTSFGLQFTKQFGLGVNWLF, from the coding sequence ATGAAAAAAATGATCGTTGTGGCTGTATTGGGCCTTATCGGAACTCAGTTTGCGAATGCACAGGTTAAAAAAGGTAACATTCTTTTAGGTGGTAATGTAGCAGTTAGTACTTCTTCTGAAAAAGTAGATGGCGTTGATGGTAAAGAAACTTCAACCAGCTTCGGTATCAGCCCTAAGGTTGGTTATGCTGTTAGCGACAAATGGGTAGTGGGTGTTTTTGCAAACACTGAATTCACTACTGATAAAGACAGAGTAGGTGCTGTTGATGTGAAAACTAAAAACACAAGCATCGCTCCTGGTATCTTTGTGCGTAACTACCACAACATAGGTGAATCTAAATTTGCATTCTTCGGTGAAGCAAATGTTTCTTATGCTTTTGGTCAAACTAAAGTAGAAGATACTAAAACCAATAAATTCAACACTATTGATGCTAACATCGTTCCGGGTATCACTTACTTCGTAACTAAACGTTTCAATGTTGAAGGTGTATTTGGCGGTATCAATTTCAACAACAGAAAAGACACTGCTGAGCCATCAGGTGTTGAGACAACTAACACTTCTTTCGGCCTGCAATTCACTAAACAATTTGGTTTAGGTGTTAACTGGTTGTTCTAA
- a CDS encoding TetR/AcrR family transcriptional regulator — MGEQDQKREVILEAALKRFKRFGLAKTTMEEIAKDLEISKGSLYYYFPDKDSIYVGVVERIVSQCFTDVSGFLETAVSVQEVMERYLSVKERILLDYHFLFGIHEWVSDKPSSLMRQVGELVHQSEMRFLSAWIRKGITDGEIAAKHDPERTADLLVHVLFGLWVVWCKWQAAGYELQSTDNIKEFMSREGMVLTIFFNGLK, encoded by the coding sequence ATGGGCGAACAGGATCAGAAAAGGGAAGTGATACTGGAAGCTGCACTGAAGCGTTTCAAACGCTTTGGACTGGCTAAGACCACCATGGAAGAAATTGCGAAAGATCTGGAGATCTCTAAAGGTTCTTTGTATTATTATTTTCCTGACAAAGATAGCATCTATGTGGGAGTGGTGGAAAGAATTGTTTCACAATGTTTTACAGACGTAAGCGGTTTTTTGGAAACAGCCGTTTCGGTGCAGGAGGTGATGGAACGATATCTTTCAGTAAAGGAGAGAATATTACTGGATTATCATTTTCTGTTTGGCATTCATGAATGGGTGAGCGATAAACCCAGCAGCCTGATGCGTCAGGTTGGGGAATTGGTTCACCAGTCGGAAATGCGGTTCTTATCCGCCTGGATCCGGAAAGGGATCACAGATGGGGAGATAGCAGCAAAACATGATCCGGAAAGAACGGCTGATCTGTTAGTGCATGTGTTGTTTGGTTTGTGGGTTGTTTGGTGCAAGTGGCAGGCCGCAGGATACGAACTACAAAGTACTGATAATATCAAAGAATTTATGAGCCGTGAAGGTATGGTGCTTACCATCTTTTTCAACGGTTTAAAATAG
- a CDS encoding deoxyhypusine synthase family protein: MNKGPISQFIQHHYRHFNAAALVDAAKGYETHLLEGGKMMVTLAGAMSTAELGISFAEMIRAGKVDIISCTGANLEEDIMNLVAHTHYKRVPNYRDLSPQDEWELLEGGFNRVTDTCIPEEEAFRRIQQHIVKIWKDAEAKGERYFPHEFMYKLLLSGVMKEHYEIDPKNSWMIAAAEMNIPIVVPGWEDSTMGNIFASYCIKGELKASTMKSGIEYMVELSDWYRKNSSGKGVGFFQIGGGIAGDFPICVVPMMYQDLEWHDVPFWGYFCQISDSTTSYGSYSGAVPNEKITWGKLDINTPKFIVESDATIVAPLIFAYILGW, encoded by the coding sequence ATGAATAAAGGGCCAATCTCTCAATTTATCCAGCATCACTACCGCCACTTCAATGCGGCGGCACTGGTAGATGCGGCCAAGGGATACGAAACGCATTTACTGGAAGGTGGTAAAATGATGGTGACCCTCGCAGGTGCCATGAGTACTGCTGAACTGGGTATTTCTTTCGCAGAAATGATCCGCGCAGGTAAGGTGGATATTATCTCCTGTACAGGTGCTAACCTGGAAGAGGATATCATGAACCTGGTAGCGCATACGCACTACAAACGCGTGCCTAATTACCGTGACCTGAGCCCCCAGGATGAATGGGAATTACTGGAAGGCGGTTTTAACCGTGTTACAGATACCTGTATCCCTGAGGAAGAGGCTTTCCGCCGTATCCAGCAGCACATTGTGAAGATCTGGAAAGATGCGGAAGCGAAAGGTGAACGTTATTTCCCACATGAGTTTATGTACAAACTGCTGTTGAGCGGCGTAATGAAAGAACATTACGAGATAGATCCTAAAAACAGCTGGATGATCGCGGCAGCGGAAATGAATATCCCTATTGTTGTGCCGGGTTGGGAAGACAGTACCATGGGTAACATCTTTGCTTCTTACTGCATCAAAGGAGAGCTGAAAGCATCTACTATGAAGAGCGGTATTGAGTACATGGTGGAACTGAGCGACTGGTACCGCAAGAATTCTTCCGGTAAGGGCGTTGGTTTCTTCCAGATCGGTGGGGGTATTGCGGGTGATTTTCCGATCTGCGTGGTGCCGATGATGTACCAGGACCTGGAATGGCATGATGTGCCTTTCTGGGGCTATTTCTGCCAGATCTCTGATTCTACAACCTCTTATGGTTCTTATTCCGGGGCTGTGCCTAATGAGAAGATCACCTGGGGTAAACTGGATATTAATACACCTAAATTCATCGTGGAGTCTGATGCGACTATTGTGGCGCCGCTGATCTTTGCGTATATCCTGGGCTGGTAA
- a CDS encoding PepSY-like domain-containing protein yields MKKIIAILTLALVVTSATFARDGRTIDNKKVMESFNNQFAGAADVSWYSTPDKYVAKFTMKSSKVTAHFDREGNLLATSRYITDTELPLKVISRLMKKFPDQKIQNIVEYDAEGNTTYVITLESETHWTVLKAEQSGSLTTLKKLTKA; encoded by the coding sequence ATGAAAAAAATTATCGCCATTCTAACCTTAGCCCTGGTAGTAACCAGCGCAACCTTTGCCAGAGATGGCAGAACCATCGACAACAAAAAAGTGATGGAATCATTTAACAATCAATTTGCCGGTGCGGCAGATGTTTCCTGGTACAGCACGCCTGATAAGTATGTGGCTAAATTTACCATGAAGTCTTCTAAAGTAACTGCGCATTTTGACAGAGAAGGAAACCTGCTGGCTACTTCCCGTTACATTACAGACACTGAGTTACCTTTAAAAGTGATCAGCCGTTTGATGAAGAAGTTCCCTGATCAAAAGATCCAGAACATTGTGGAGTATGATGCAGAAGGCAACACTACTTATGTGATCACGCTGGAAAGCGAAACACACTGGACCGTGTTGAAAGCTGAGCAATCAGGTAGCCTCACAACGCTTAAGAAACTTACCAAAGCATAG
- a CDS encoding ACP phosphodiesterase: MKNAFFKSGHLVSLANTISNYPIFGELKAPVYQVFTVHSFSITVQQPMNYLAHAYLSFHDPAITVGQMIADFVKGKQVLTFPADIQNGIRAHRELDEFTDKHEATRRAKDIFKPTCGPYGAVFMDVVYDHYLANDPQHFNLLTLGAFAESTYQVLQAHNYLLPPFFQQVFTHMRHHNWLYQYHQRDGIYQSFSGIVRRAKYFDQPVAVPFGVFDDNYNILEECYQAFFPDALAFMKERLPGLQ, from the coding sequence ATGAAAAACGCGTTTTTCAAAAGCGGACACCTTGTTTCATTAGCGAACACCATCAGTAATTATCCTATCTTCGGTGAGCTCAAAGCGCCTGTTTATCAGGTTTTTACCGTTCATTCGTTTTCTATTACCGTTCAACAGCCCATGAATTATCTTGCCCACGCTTACTTATCTTTTCATGATCCGGCCATTACTGTTGGCCAGATGATCGCCGATTTTGTAAAGGGCAAACAAGTGCTCACTTTCCCTGCGGACATTCAAAATGGTATCCGTGCCCACCGGGAGCTGGATGAGTTTACGGATAAACATGAGGCCACCCGCCGGGCCAAAGATATTTTTAAACCTACCTGCGGCCCCTATGGTGCTGTATTCATGGATGTGGTCTACGATCACTACCTGGCCAACGACCCTCAGCACTTTAATTTATTGACCCTGGGCGCCTTTGCAGAATCCACCTACCAGGTGCTGCAGGCCCACAATTATTTATTACCGCCCTTTTTCCAGCAGGTATTTACCCATATGCGCCACCATAACTGGCTCTACCAATATCATCAAAGGGATGGTATTTATCAGAGCTTTTCAGGGATCGTGAGGAGGGCTAAGTATTTCGACCAGCCGGTAGCTGTGCCTTTTGGGGTGTTTGATGATAATTATAATATACTGGAGGAATGTTACCAGGCCTTTTTCCCGGATGCCCTGGCTTTTATGAAAGAAAGACTACCTGGTTTACAATAG
- a CDS encoding DUF2911 domain-containing protein, giving the protein MNKLKAAVVVACLALSQLGFAQEKKMPPVDPSPMDMAYYPVMFPYVCKVKGEPGTLVARTVFSRPQKKGRPIFGNLVEYGKVWRLGANEATEIEFFRPVTIGGKLIPKGRYTLYAIPTETKWTVILNKQTDIWGSYKYEPSLDIVRTDVPVAPADEELEAFSMVFEKAAYGANLLMGWDKTQVSLPIRWTEAATVPAKKPIAKK; this is encoded by the coding sequence ATGAATAAGTTAAAAGCAGCTGTTGTAGTGGCATGCCTGGCTCTCAGCCAATTAGGCTTTGCACAGGAGAAAAAAATGCCCCCGGTAGATCCCAGCCCCATGGACATGGCCTACTACCCCGTTATGTTTCCTTATGTATGTAAAGTAAAAGGAGAACCCGGCACCCTGGTGGCCCGTACTGTTTTCAGCCGTCCCCAGAAAAAAGGCCGCCCTATCTTCGGCAACCTGGTAGAATATGGTAAAGTATGGCGCTTAGGTGCTAACGAAGCCACAGAGATTGAATTCTTCCGCCCTGTAACGATCGGCGGCAAACTCATTCCTAAAGGCCGGTATACCCTTTATGCCATTCCCACGGAAACAAAGTGGACCGTTATATTGAATAAACAAACAGATATCTGGGGTTCTTATAAATATGAGCCCAGTCTGGACATTGTTCGTACAGACGTGCCGGTTGCTCCAGCTGATGAAGAACTGGAGGCATTCAGCATGGTATTCGAAAAAGCAGCCTATGGTGCTAATCTCTTAATGGGTTGGGATAAAACACAGGTAAGTTTACCTATCCGCTGGACGGAAGCTGCAACGGTACCCGCAAAGAAACCCATAGCAAAGAAATAA
- a CDS encoding cystathionine gamma-synthase, with translation MKLGTKLIHAGVEPDPSTGAIMTPIFQTSTYVQAAPGDHKGYEYARTQNPTRNALQNALAAIENGTHGLSFGSGLAATDAVLKLLTPGDEVIASNDLYGGTYRIFTKVFARYGIKFHFIDMQNAANLLPIVNSQTKMIWIETPTNPLLNIIDIAACAVIAKERKILLAVDNTFASPYLQNPLDLGADIVVHSATKYLGGHSDVVHGAVIVKDDALAQQLAFIQNSCGAVPGPQDCFLVLRGLKTLHIRMQRHCENGEAVAKYLRQHPKVGKVYWCGFEDHPNHAVAKKQMRGFGGMISFTLKDDSMEVALKVLSGTKLFSLAESLGGVESLIGHPASMTHASIPKEERVKNGLVDSLIRLSVGIEDVEDLIEDLKQAIG, from the coding sequence ATGAAGTTAGGCACCAAACTTATACATGCAGGAGTTGAACCGGACCCTTCCACCGGGGCCATTATGACCCCCATCTTCCAAACCTCCACTTACGTGCAGGCAGCACCGGGAGATCATAAGGGATATGAATATGCCCGTACCCAAAACCCTACCCGCAACGCATTACAGAACGCATTGGCTGCCATAGAGAACGGCACACACGGACTGTCTTTTGGCAGCGGCCTTGCAGCCACAGACGCGGTTTTAAAGCTACTGACCCCGGGAGATGAAGTAATTGCTTCCAACGACCTGTATGGCGGTACCTATCGCATTTTCACTAAAGTTTTTGCCCGCTATGGAATTAAGTTCCATTTCATTGATATGCAGAACGCTGCGAACCTGCTGCCTATCGTAAACAGCCAAACGAAAATGATATGGATTGAAACGCCTACCAATCCTTTATTAAATATTATAGATATTGCAGCTTGTGCGGTGATTGCCAAAGAAAGAAAGATACTTTTGGCGGTAGACAACACCTTCGCTTCCCCTTATTTGCAGAACCCGCTAGACCTTGGTGCGGATATTGTAGTACACTCTGCTACTAAATACCTGGGAGGTCACAGTGATGTGGTACATGGGGCCGTGATCGTAAAAGACGATGCATTGGCACAACAACTCGCTTTCATCCAGAACAGTTGTGGAGCCGTTCCCGGGCCACAGGATTGCTTCCTGGTGCTCCGTGGACTAAAAACACTGCATATCCGTATGCAAAGGCATTGTGAAAATGGGGAGGCGGTAGCCAAATATTTGCGCCAGCATCCCAAAGTAGGGAAAGTGTACTGGTGCGGGTTTGAAGATCATCCCAATCATGCAGTGGCTAAAAAGCAGATGCGTGGTTTTGGCGGTATGATCTCCTTCACCCTCAAAGATGATAGCATGGAAGTGGCATTAAAAGTGCTCAGTGGCACCAAACTCTTTTCCCTGGCGGAATCGCTGGGAGGGGTGGAATCACTGATAGGCCATCCGGCCAGCATGACACATGCCTCTATTCCAAAGGAAGAAAGAGTGAAAAATGGGCTGGTTGATTCCCTGATCCGCCTGAGCGTAGGCATTGAAGATGTGGAGGATCTGATAGAAGATCTGAAGCAGGCCATCGGCTGA
- a CDS encoding TIGR02757 family protein, which translates to MKSQQLKDYLDAKAAYYNQPAFIGEDPISIPHRYSQLQDIEISGLFAAILAWGNRTTIINKCTELMELFDNSPYDFIRNHEARDRMRFMNFKHRTFNGLDLLYFVEFLQHYYSNVTSLEFAFSGHLDQSDTDVEKAIAGFHKIFFALEHPERTRKHISTPARNSACKRLNMYLRWMVRKDTSGVDFGMWHHISPSQLVCPMDIHVSRVATRLGLIRNADPSWSTAIELTERLRELDPEDPVKYDFALFGLGVVEKYV; encoded by the coding sequence ATGAAGTCCCAACAACTGAAAGATTATTTAGACGCCAAAGCGGCTTATTACAATCAGCCGGCCTTTATAGGAGAGGATCCTATCAGTATTCCTCACCGATACAGCCAGCTGCAGGACATAGAGATCTCCGGATTGTTTGCCGCCATATTAGCATGGGGAAACCGCACTACCATTATTAATAAGTGCACGGAACTCATGGAGCTCTTTGATAATTCACCTTATGATTTTATCCGCAACCACGAGGCGCGGGACCGTATGAGGTTCATGAACTTCAAACACCGCACGTTCAATGGGCTGGACCTCCTCTATTTCGTAGAGTTCCTGCAACATTATTACAGTAACGTAACCTCCCTGGAATTTGCTTTCAGCGGCCATCTGGACCAATCAGACACAGACGTTGAAAAAGCAATCGCGGGTTTTCATAAGATCTTTTTTGCGCTGGAACATCCTGAACGCACCCGCAAACACATTTCCACTCCGGCACGCAATTCCGCCTGCAAAAGGCTGAATATGTACTTACGCTGGATGGTAAGGAAAGATACAAGTGGCGTGGATTTTGGGATGTGGCACCATATATCGCCATCACAACTCGTATGCCCTATGGACATACATGTGAGCAGGGTGGCCACCCGACTGGGCTTGATCAGAAATGCAGATCCTTCCTGGAGCACTGCTATCGAGCTAACGGAAAGGCTTAGAGAGCTGGACCCGGAAGATCCTGTTAAGTATGATTTTGCACTGTTCGGTTTAGGTGTGGTTGAAAAATATGTTTGA